From Opitutia bacterium, a single genomic window includes:
- a CDS encoding cation:proton antiporter has protein sequence MHGTEFVQDLAIVMLVAGLVGWLCHRIGLSVVVGYLAAGMVIGPYTPPFSLVSDVARIETLAQVGLVFLMFSIGMKLSLRKLRRLGLSLVVATVVGAFVVYSIARVVGAGLGWPPVQGVFLAAMLMVSSSAIISKVLQDLGVTHEKAGQLAMGVSVLEDIVAVVMLAILNSLISASGAQEAMGETLGLLGGFVVLAGVGGLLLVPWLLKKLTITADDELMTIVTAGLLFMLAILAQRAGFSLALGAFLLGAIVAETPHRTQVDRAFEGMRDVFSAVFFVAIGMMINLKSAAHLWWLMLLLAVVTICGRTFAVAVGMMVTGAATKDAVRVGVSATALGEFSFIIAQLGIAAGVMAPEFQAVAVGVSLLTTLAAPALMRRAPRLGEWVEARQPKWLEDWLGYYREWLERLMARQKKNLLWQLSRKRLIQIAVEVLLVTGLLSFAESLLDAVLPFIPGEKFFPQAPRVLFWCGLAVVVLAPLIAIWRNVAALAMLYAEVSTAGQANRAKLRPMVETGIKVVAGLVIFVWLTAVMPVGVMGRWVPLVAVLLAVGVVIFARQKLVYWHSVLELELQDRIVQNDEKFTGTTAPWLAQHSEWHLGLTECVLPDQANARGLTLGELALRAKFGVVVAGIERQGVMVGNPTPETALYPRDKILLLGDAKQTAAGKAFLLAVAGAHAASNFDEVRMETCELPHDSKLAGRTLAELAPTRHCGVQVAGINRGGLRILNPGGDEKLLPNDDVLVLGSPDQIAAFKAWAREGTV, from the coding sequence ATGCACGGAACGGAATTCGTCCAGGACCTCGCGATCGTAATGCTGGTCGCCGGCCTCGTCGGCTGGTTGTGCCATCGCATCGGGCTTTCGGTGGTCGTGGGCTATCTCGCGGCCGGCATGGTGATCGGTCCGTATACGCCGCCGTTCTCGCTCGTGTCGGATGTGGCGCGCATCGAGACGCTGGCGCAGGTGGGTCTGGTGTTCCTGATGTTCTCGATCGGGATGAAACTGAGCCTGCGGAAACTGCGGCGGCTCGGCCTCTCGCTGGTCGTGGCGACTGTGGTGGGCGCGTTCGTCGTCTACTCGATCGCGCGCGTGGTCGGTGCGGGACTCGGTTGGCCGCCGGTGCAGGGCGTGTTCCTCGCGGCGATGTTGATGGTGTCGTCGTCGGCGATCATCAGCAAGGTGCTGCAGGATCTCGGCGTGACGCACGAGAAGGCCGGGCAACTCGCGATGGGAGTGTCGGTGCTCGAGGACATTGTGGCGGTGGTGATGCTCGCGATTCTGAATTCGCTGATCTCGGCCAGCGGCGCGCAGGAGGCGATGGGCGAGACGCTGGGTTTGCTCGGCGGGTTCGTCGTGCTGGCGGGCGTGGGCGGGCTGTTGCTGGTGCCGTGGTTGTTGAAGAAGCTGACGATCACGGCGGACGACGAGCTGATGACGATCGTGACGGCGGGGCTGCTGTTCATGCTCGCGATCCTGGCGCAACGGGCGGGCTTTTCGCTCGCGCTCGGCGCGTTCCTGCTGGGCGCGATCGTGGCGGAGACGCCGCATCGCACGCAGGTCGATCGGGCATTCGAGGGCATGCGCGACGTGTTCAGCGCGGTGTTCTTCGTGGCGATCGGCATGATGATCAATTTGAAGTCGGCGGCGCACCTGTGGTGGCTGATGTTGCTGCTCGCGGTCGTGACGATTTGCGGGCGCACGTTTGCGGTGGCGGTGGGGATGATGGTGACGGGCGCGGCGACGAAGGACGCGGTGCGCGTCGGCGTGTCGGCGACGGCGTTGGGCGAGTTTTCGTTCATCATTGCGCAGCTCGGCATCGCGGCGGGCGTGATGGCGCCGGAGTTCCAGGCGGTGGCGGTGGGGGTGTCGTTGCTGACGACGCTGGCGGCGCCGGCATTGATGCGGCGCGCGCCGCGGCTCGGCGAGTGGGTCGAGGCGCGGCAGCCGAAATGGCTGGAGGATTGGCTGGGATATTATCGCGAGTGGCTGGAGCGGTTGATGGCGCGGCAGAAGAAGAATCTCCTTTGGCAACTCAGCCGGAAGCGTCTGATCCAGATCGCGGTCGAGGTGCTGCTGGTGACGGGGCTGCTGTCGTTCGCGGAGAGCCTGCTCGATGCGGTCCTACCCTTCATTCCGGGCGAGAAGTTTTTCCCGCAGGCGCCGCGCGTGCTGTTCTGGTGCGGGCTGGCGGTGGTGGTGCTGGCGCCGTTGATCGCGATCTGGCGCAACGTCGCGGCGCTCGCGATGCTCTACGCGGAGGTGAGCACCGCGGGGCAGGCGAATCGCGCCAAGCTGCGTCCGATGGTGGAGACGGGCATCAAGGTCGTGGCGGGGTTGGTGATTTTCGTGTGGCTCACGGCGGTGATGCCTGTGGGCGTGATGGGGCGCTGGGTGCCGTTGGTCGCGGTGTTGCTCGCGGTGGGCGTGGTGATCTTTGCGCGGCAGAAACTGGTTTATTGGCACAGCGTGCTCGAGTTGGAGCTACAGGATCGCATCGTGCAGAACGACGAGAAGTTCACGGGCACGACGGCACCGTGGCTCGCGCAGCACAGCGAGTGGCATCTGGGGCTCACGGAGTGCGTGTTGCCCGACCAGGCCAACGCGCGCGGGCTCACGCTGGGCGAGCTGGCGTTGCGCGCGAAGTTTGGCGTCGTGGTGGCCGGCATCGAGCGGCAGGGCGTGATGGTGGGAAATCCCACGCCGGAGACGGCGCTTTATCCGCGCGACAAGATCCTGTTGCTCGGCGACGCGAAGCAGACGGCGGCGGGCAAGGCCTTTCTGCTCGCCGTGGCGGGTGCGCATGCCGCCTCGAACTTCGACGAGGTGCGGATGGAGACATGCGAGTTGCCGCACGACAGCAAGCTGGCCGGTCGCACGCTCGCGGAGCTGGCGCCGACGCGGCATTGCGGCGTGCAGGTGGCGGGCATCAATCGCGGCGGCTTGCGCATTTTGAATCCGGGCGGCGACGAGAAGCTGTTGCCCAACGATGACGTGCTCGTGCTCGGCAGTCCGGACCAGATCGCGGCGTTCAAGGCGTGGGCGCGCGAGGGGACGGTGTGA
- the tatA gene encoding twin-arginine translocase TatA/TatE family subunit → MFGLGMPEMLLVLAILLLLFGGSKLPALAKGLGQSVKEFKKASKDEEGDEKKPAAKTEAKPGNN, encoded by the coding sequence CTGTTTGGCCTCGGCATGCCCGAGATGCTGCTGGTTCTCGCGATCCTGCTGCTCCTCTTCGGCGGTTCGAAACTCCCCGCCCTCGCCAAGGGCCTCGGCCAGTCCGTGAAGGAATTCAAGAAGGCCTCGAAAGACGAAGAGGGCGACGAGAAGAAGCCCGCGGCGAAGACCGAAGCCAAGCCGGGCAACAACTAA
- a CDS encoding sigma-70 family RNA polymerase sigma factor, producing the protein QQIMKMAQQPISLQSPVGDGDDTSFGDFIEDKSAENPYDMTAFSLLREKIMDVLDSLTERERRVLTLRFGLVDGYSRTLEEVGKQFKVTRERIRQIEAKALRKMRHPTRIRQLHGFFDAEQIDNPQNLLKKPPQIPPQFIKQGGPGAGNPFARPSSSALPPFLGGFPPPSSH; encoded by the coding sequence GCAGCAGATCATGAAGATGGCGCAACAGCCCATCTCGCTCCAGTCGCCCGTCGGCGACGGCGACGACACGAGCTTCGGCGACTTCATCGAAGACAAGTCCGCGGAGAATCCCTACGACATGACCGCCTTCTCGCTCCTGCGCGAAAAGATCATGGACGTGCTCGACTCGCTCACCGAGCGCGAGCGCCGCGTGCTCACGCTGCGCTTCGGCCTCGTCGACGGCTACAGCCGCACGCTCGAGGAAGTCGGCAAGCAATTCAAAGTCACCCGCGAGCGCATCCGTCAGATCGAGGCCAAGGCTCTCCGCAAGATGCGCCACCCGACGCGCATTCGCCAGCTGCACGGCTTCTTCGACGCCGAGCAGATCGACAATCCGCAGAACCTGCTCAAGAAGCCGCCGCAAATCCCGCCGCAATTCATCAAGCAGGGCGGCCCCGGCGCCGGTAACCCGTTTGCTCGTCCGTCGTCTTCGGCTCTGCCGCCGTTCCTCGGTGGATTCCCGCCACCCTCTTCACATTAA